Proteins found in one Neomonachus schauinslandi chromosome 1, ASM220157v2, whole genome shotgun sequence genomic segment:
- the HMG20B gene encoding SWI/SNF-related matrix-associated actin-dependent regulator of chromatin subfamily E member 1-related → MSHGSKQPGAVAAPAGGKAPGQHGGFVVAVKQERGEGPRAGEKGSHEEEPVKKRGWPKGKKRKKILPNGPKAPVTGYVRFLNERREQIRTRHPDLPFPEITKMLGAEWSKLQPAEKQRYLDEAEREKQQYMKELRAYQQSEAYKMCSEKIQEKKIKKEDSGSGLMNTLLNGHKGGDCDGFSTFDVPIFTEEFLDQNKAREAELRRLRKMNVAFEEQNAVLQRHTQSMSSARERLEQELALEERRTLALQQQLQAVRQALTASFASLPVPGTGETPTLGTLDFYMARLHGAIERDPAQHEKLIVRIKEILAQVASEHL, encoded by the exons ATGTCCCACGGCTCCAAGCAGCCCGGCGCGGTCGCCGC GCCGGCGGGCGGCAAGGCTCCGGGACAGCATGGGGGCTTCGTGGTGGCTGTCAAGCAAGAGCGCGGCGAGGGCCCCCGGGCCGGCGAGAAGGGTTCCCACGAGGAGGAG CCCGTGAAGAAGCGTGGCTGGCCCAAGGGCAAGAAGCGGAAGAAGATCCTGCCAAATGGGCCCAAGGCACCGGTCACGGGCTACGTGCGCTTCCTGAACGAGCGGCGTGAGCAGATTCGCACGCGCCACCCAGATCTGCCCTTTCCCGAGATCACCAAGATGCTGGGTGCCGAGTGGAGCAAGCTGCAGCCGGCGGAGAAGCAG CGGTACCTGGATGAGGCCGAGCGGGAGAAGCAGCAGTACATGAAGGAGTTGCGCGCGTACCAGCAGTCAGAAGCCTACAAGATGTGCTCGGAGAAGATCCAGGAAAAGAAGATCAAGAAAG aaGACTCGGGCTCTGGGCTCATGAATACCCTCTTGAATGGACACAAG GGTGGGGACTGTGATGGCTTCTCCACCTTTGACGTCCCCATCTTCACTGAAGAGTTCTTGGACCAAAACAAAG CGCGGGAGGCAGAGCTGCGGCGCCTGCGCAAGATGAACGTGGCCTTCGAGGAGCAGAACGCCGTGCTGCAGAGGCACACGCAGAGCATGAGCAGCGCGCGGGAGCGCCTGGAGCAGGAGCTGGCGCTGGAGGAGCGGCGGACGCTGGCGCTGCAGCAGCAGCTCCAGGCCGTGCGCCAGGCGCTCACCGCCAGCTTCGCCTCGCTGCCGGTGCCGG GCACGGGCGAGACGCCCACTCTCGGCACTCTGGACTTCTACATGGCTCGGCTGCACGGCGCCATCGAGCGCGACCCCGCCCAGCACGAGAAGCTCATCGTCCGCATCAAGGAGATCCTGGCCCAGGTCGCCAG TGAGCACCTATGA
- the MFSD12 gene encoding major facilitator superfamily domain-containing protein 12, with translation MGPGPPAAGAGAPPRPLSVAARLSYAVGHFLNDLCASMWFTYLLLYLHSVRAYSSRGAGLLLLLGQVADGLCTPLVGYEADRAAGRCVRCGPRKAWHLVGTICVLLSFPFIFSPCLGCGAATPEWAALLYYAPFIVIFQFGWAATQIAHLSLIPELATNDHEKVELTALRYAFTVVASITVYSAAWVLLHLQGSPSLGGARRVTDQLGVQDVPVFQNLSLLVVGVGAVSSLLFHLGTREGRRPRAEEPDEHSPLLAPATARPLLLWKHWLREPAFYQVGLLYMSTRLIVNLSQTYIAMYLTYSLNLPKKFIATIPLVMYLSGFCSSFLMKPVNKCIGRNLTYFTGLLVILAFAAWVALADGLGMAVYAAAVLLGTGCATILVTSLAMTADLIGPHTHSGAFVYGAMSFSDKVANGLAVMAIQSLYPCSLEICCRACMGFYRWVMVAATGGVGVAATLCLCSLLIWPIRLRSWDPGAQP, from the exons ATGGGCCCGGGGCCCCCGGCGGCCGGAGCGGGGGCGCCGCCGCGGCCACTGTCGGTGGCCGCGCGGCTGAGCTATGCGGTGGGCCACTTCCTCAACGACCTGTGCGCGTCCATGTGGTTCACCTACCTGCTGCTCTACCTGCACTCGGTGCGCGCCTACAGCTCGCGCGGCGCcggcctgctgctgctgctcggCCAGGTGGCCGACGGGCTGTGCACGCCCCTCGTGGGCTACGAGGCCGACCGCGCCGCCGGCCGCTGCGTCCGCTGCGGCCCCCGAAAGGCCTGGCACCTGGTCG GTACCATCTGTGTCCTGCTGTCCTTCCCCTTCATCTTCAGCCCGTGTCTGGGCTGCGGGGCAGCCACGCCCGAGTGGGCCGCCCTCCTCTACTACGCGCCCTTCATCGTGATCTTCCAGTTCGGCTGGGCGGCTACGCAGATTGCCCACCTCAGCCTCATCCCAGAGCTCGCCACCAATGACCACGAGAAGGTGGAGCTCACGGCCCTCAG GTACGCCTTCACCGTGGTGGCCAGCATCACCGTGTACAGTGCCGCCTGGGTGCTGCTCCACCTGCAGGGCTCCCCGAGCTTGGGGGGGGCCCGCAGGGTCACTGACCAGCTGGGCGTCCAAGACGTGCCAGTGTTCCAG AACCTCTCCCTGCTGGTGGTGGGAGTCGGAGCCGTCTCTTCGCTGCTGTTCCATCTGGGCACCAGGGAAGGGCGCCGGCCTCGGGCGGAGGAGCCGGACGAGCACAGCCCGCTGCTGGCCCCTGCCACCGCCCGGCCCCTGCTGCTCTGGAAGCACTGGCTCCGGGAGCCGGCGTTCTATCAG GTGGGCTTGCTGTACATGAGCACGAGGCTCATCGTGAACCTGTCCCAGACGTACATAGCCATGTATCTCACCTACTCCCTCAACCTGCCCAAG AAGTTCATCGCCACCATCCCGCTGGTGATGTACCTCAGCGGtttctgctcctccttcctcatGAAGCCAGTCAACAAGTGCATCGGGAGGAAC CTGACCTACTTCACGGGCCTCCTGGTGATCCTGGCCTTCGCAGCCTGGGTGGCCCTGGCAGACGGGCTGGGCATGGCTGTGTACGCGGCAGCTGTGCTGCTGGGCACGGGCTGCGCCACCATCCTCGTCACCTCGCTGGCCATGACGGCCGACCTCATCGGCCCCCACACG CACAGCGGAGCCTTCGTGTACGGGGCCATGAGCTTCTCGGATAAAGTGGCCAACGGGCTGGCAGTCATGGCCATCCAGAGCCTGTATCCCTGCTC CTTGGAGATTTGCTGCAGGGCCTGCATGGGCTTCTACCGCTGGGTGATGGTGGCCGCCACCGGCGGGGTGGGCGTGGCCgccactctctgtctctgcagTCTCCTCATCTGGCCCATCCGCCTGCGGAGCT GGGACCCTGGAGCCCAGCCCTGA